One segment of Variovorax paradoxus DNA contains the following:
- a CDS encoding putative bifunctional diguanylate cyclase/phosphodiesterase, which translates to MNARASTPSLTASVDGEVLSRMVRTDQLVVVRRSVLTAIPINVALSFTATLVALNSGKAFEGLIWLLLSLAVNGLRSYICRWPIALAPGVVTEEGVAVSPTGRPVEWHLRMAAAMAAASGLVWALIPLLCNGYSSPQAVFYLTVVCGICAGSVTYGIAYAFVPISFITPALLSVVGCLLYAGGFDNVALAAMVLLYLGALARGALQSDKAFREGSRLKNEATALASQLRQVHALSLDATQQLAFRASHDSLTGLLNREGFTEAATLHIAARDGRQHGLLLLDLDGFKAVNDAFGHKIGDRVLQDVAGWLQRELTGMHATLGRWGGDEFAVLYTLRADRQAPTAIAQALIRSISFATAHYGGHLGVSIGISVAGDADIADMISFADEALYEAKRTGRNRFQMFDKALNHRLATRRDVERDLLHAIEARAIGVWYQPIMGCDGNEVHSLEALMRWHHPRHGQISPEEVIFAAANTGLAEPLLRHLVDEVCRGMRQMEATGSSLAAVPVAINVSPREMAQLAVDDIVLGMLKSRGIAPRRLQIEITEEVALDTHATRSRLSALSAAGVAIVVDDFGVGYSSLASLRSEYVRQVKIDRSFILGLSSSPGNVVLVDSIVQLGRSLNLQVVAEGVETQEELDALRALGCKLVQGYHLARPAPLVDVTAWASLRAVAAAAHATAPAAAGAA; encoded by the coding sequence ATGAACGCCCGCGCATCCACCCCTTCGCTCACCGCTTCCGTCGATGGCGAAGTGCTGTCCCGCATGGTGCGCACCGACCAGCTGGTGGTGGTCCGCCGCAGCGTGCTCACCGCCATTCCGATCAACGTGGCGCTTAGCTTCACCGCGACGCTGGTGGCCCTGAACTCCGGCAAGGCCTTCGAGGGCCTGATCTGGCTCCTGCTGTCGCTGGCCGTGAACGGCCTGCGCAGCTACATCTGCCGCTGGCCCATCGCGCTGGCGCCCGGCGTGGTGACCGAAGAGGGCGTGGCGGTCTCGCCCACGGGCCGGCCGGTCGAATGGCACCTGCGGATGGCTGCCGCGATGGCCGCGGCCTCGGGGCTCGTCTGGGCACTGATCCCGCTGCTGTGCAACGGCTATTCCTCTCCGCAGGCGGTGTTCTACCTGACGGTGGTGTGCGGGATCTGTGCCGGCTCGGTCACCTACGGCATTGCCTACGCCTTCGTGCCCATCAGCTTCATCACGCCGGCGCTGCTGTCGGTGGTCGGTTGCCTGCTCTATGCAGGCGGCTTCGACAACGTCGCCCTGGCCGCGATGGTGCTGCTGTATCTCGGGGCGCTGGCGCGCGGTGCACTGCAGAGCGACAAGGCCTTCCGCGAAGGCAGCCGGCTCAAGAACGAGGCCACGGCACTGGCCTCGCAACTGCGCCAGGTGCATGCACTGTCGCTCGACGCGACGCAGCAACTGGCCTTCCGCGCCTCGCACGACTCGCTCACCGGCCTGCTCAACCGCGAGGGCTTCACCGAGGCCGCCACGCTTCACATCGCCGCGCGAGACGGCCGCCAGCACGGCCTGCTGCTGCTCGACCTGGACGGCTTCAAGGCGGTGAACGACGCCTTCGGCCACAAGATCGGCGACCGCGTGCTGCAGGACGTGGCCGGCTGGCTGCAGCGCGAACTCACCGGCATGCACGCCACGCTCGGACGCTGGGGCGGCGATGAATTCGCGGTGCTCTACACGCTGCGGGCCGACCGGCAGGCGCCCACGGCCATCGCGCAGGCGCTGATCCGCTCCATTTCTTTCGCCACGGCGCACTACGGCGGCCACCTCGGCGTGAGCATCGGCATCTCGGTGGCGGGCGATGCCGACATTGCCGACATGATCAGCTTCGCCGACGAGGCGCTCTACGAAGCCAAGCGCACCGGGCGCAACCGCTTCCAGATGTTCGACAAGGCGCTCAACCATCGCCTGGCCACGCGCCGCGACGTCGAGCGCGACCTGCTGCATGCGATCGAGGCGCGCGCCATCGGCGTGTGGTACCAGCCGATCATGGGTTGCGACGGCAACGAGGTGCACAGCCTCGAGGCGCTCATGCGCTGGCACCACCCGCGCCACGGGCAGATCTCGCCAGAGGAAGTGATCTTCGCAGCCGCGAACACCGGCCTGGCCGAGCCGCTGCTGCGCCATCTGGTCGACGAGGTCTGCCGCGGCATGCGCCAGATGGAGGCGACGGGCTCGAGCCTCGCGGCAGTGCCGGTGGCGATCAACGTGTCGCCGCGCGAGATGGCGCAGCTGGCGGTCGACGACATCGTGCTGGGCATGCTCAAGTCGCGCGGCATCGCGCCGAGGCGGTTGCAGATCGAAATCACCGAAGAGGTGGCGCTCGACACCCATGCCACGCGCAGCCGCCTGAGCGCGCTGTCGGCTGCGGGCGTGGCCATCGTGGTGGACGACTTCGGGGTGGGCTATTCGTCGCTGGCGTCGCTGCGCAGCGAGTATGTGCGGCAGGTGAAGATCGACCGCAGCTTCATCCTGGGGCTGTCGTCGTCACCGGGCAACGTGGTGCTGGTCGATTCCATCGTGCAGCTCGGCCGCTCGCTCAACCTGCAGGTCGTGGCGGAAGGCGTCGAGACGCAGGAAGAACTCGATGCGCTGCGGGCGCTGGGTTGCAAGCTGGTGCAGGGCTACCACCTCGCGCGGCCGGCGCCGCTGGTCGACGTGACGGCATGGGCCTCGTTGCGCGCGGTGGCTGCGGCTGCGCATGCGACCGCTCCGGCCGCCGCCGGTGCGGCCTGA
- a CDS encoding S-layer protein, translated as MSHLQISIPFRRSLFSSLAVCTLMLAGCGGGGGSSGAAFLPVAPAPAPAPPVAAAPAPAPAADPVAPAGRWTVGDLHVHTMQSDDTQQVNTLDKVLAKAFDTFGLDWAAISDHLRLSNYDNDGNKLAAAIPFSEGMAKYQVPRIKALQAGGKYADKTIFASFEWDMPSHDHGNVGILTDQPMSDAVLKAVSQFEYLFTDRSAALFPAADVTAWGPKAGTTYTTHAETLAAIAWLKKNYPDSSYLQINHPSRNPGKYTAAQLREMNDLAPNIVFSLEGMVGNQMEPDRGGYTSSYIAANLPSRTYGGVDYLVARLGGTWDALLSEGRRIWNVADSDFHFTVSQGQYSSGYAPGEYAKNHLWGDVKDPKSLLAAMRSGKLFAVNGDLINALDFKVKSAKGAGEMGSEVAATSGEDLTITIRFKSPERNNFEYQLGSGNFANVKPVVDHIDLIAGDVTGPETPGTPGYSRDTNPSTRVLKRFTRNDWKLDADGYFAVSYTVKAGNNQYFRLRGTNLGTDVPNETAGGEPLFDAQTTGTDHVARFNAINVRNYSDLWFYSNPVFVKVAAR; from the coding sequence ATGTCCCATCTGCAGATCTCCATTCCCTTCCGCCGCTCGCTCTTTTCCTCCCTCGCCGTCTGCACGCTGATGCTCGCCGGCTGCGGCGGTGGCGGCGGCTCCAGCGGCGCTGCCTTCCTTCCCGTGGCTCCCGCTCCGGCTCCCGCGCCCCCGGTGGCCGCGGCACCCGCCCCGGCGCCCGCGGCCGATCCGGTGGCCCCGGCCGGCCGCTGGACCGTCGGCGACCTGCACGTCCACACGATGCAGTCGGACGACACCCAGCAAGTGAACACCCTCGACAAGGTGCTGGCCAAGGCCTTCGACACCTTCGGCCTCGACTGGGCCGCCATCTCCGACCACCTTCGCCTGTCGAACTACGACAACGACGGCAACAAGCTGGCCGCGGCCATCCCGTTCTCGGAAGGCATGGCCAAGTACCAGGTGCCGCGCATCAAGGCGCTGCAGGCCGGCGGCAAGTACGCCGACAAGACCATCTTCGCCTCGTTCGAGTGGGACATGCCCTCGCACGACCACGGCAACGTCGGCATCCTGACCGACCAGCCGATGTCCGACGCCGTACTCAAGGCGGTGAGCCAGTTCGAATACCTCTTCACCGACCGTTCGGCCGCCCTGTTTCCGGCCGCCGACGTGACCGCCTGGGGCCCGAAGGCCGGCACCACCTACACCACCCATGCCGAGACGCTGGCGGCCATCGCGTGGCTCAAGAAGAACTATCCCGACAGCAGCTACCTGCAGATCAACCACCCCTCGCGCAACCCCGGCAAGTACACCGCCGCGCAGCTGCGCGAGATGAACGACCTCGCGCCGAACATCGTGTTCTCGCTCGAGGGCATGGTCGGCAACCAGATGGAACCCGACCGGGGCGGCTACACCAGCAGCTACATTGCCGCCAACCTGCCCTCGCGCACCTACGGCGGCGTCGACTACCTCGTCGCCAGGCTCGGCGGCACCTGGGACGCGCTGCTGTCGGAAGGCCGCCGCATCTGGAACGTGGCCGACTCCGACTTCCACTTCACCGTCTCGCAAGGGCAGTACAGCAGCGGCTACGCCCCGGGCGAGTACGCCAAGAACCACCTGTGGGGCGACGTGAAGGATCCGAAGTCGCTGCTCGCCGCCATGCGCTCGGGCAAGCTGTTCGCGGTCAACGGCGACCTGATCAACGCACTCGACTTCAAGGTGAAGAGCGCCAAGGGTGCGGGCGAAATGGGGTCGGAAGTGGCCGCCACATCCGGTGAAGACCTGACGATCACCATCCGGTTCAAGAGCCCCGAGCGCAACAATTTCGAGTACCAGCTCGGCAGCGGCAACTTCGCCAACGTGAAGCCGGTGGTCGATCACATCGACCTGATCGCGGGCGACGTTACCGGCCCAGAAACGCCGGGCACGCCGGGCTACTCGCGCGACACCAATCCGTCGACGCGCGTGCTCAAGCGCTTCACCCGCAACGACTGGAAGCTCGATGCGGACGGCTACTTCGCGGTCAGCTACACGGTGAAGGCAGGCAACAACCAGTATTTCCGCCTGCGCGGCACCAACCTGGGCACCGACGTGCCCAACGAGACCGCGGGCGGCGAGCCGCTGTTCGACGCGCAGACCACCGGCACCGACCACGTGGCGCGCTTCAACGCGATCAACGTGCGCAACTACAGCGACCTGTGGTTCTATTCGAACCCGGTGTTCGTGAAGGTGGCGGCCAGGTAA
- the norR gene encoding nitric oxide reductase transcriptional regulator NorR — MNPPSLLAALLPLMADLAQDLPEAERHRRLLETLRVLLPCDATAMLRLDGDWLVPLAVNGLSGDTLGRRFRVAEHPRFVELLEAPGPVRFAADCGLPDPFDGLVEGVQGHLPVHDCMGCALQVDGRPWGVLTLDALEIGRFSRVELDVLQAFASLAAATVALATRMHGLAERAEDERLRADSYAQAAGHRPRQLIGHSAAHKRLLREIALAGPTDLCVLIQGETGTGKELVAQALHAASPRAKKPLVSINCAALPDSLVESELFGHVRGAFTGAVGDRRGKFELADGGTLFLDEVAELPLQVQAKLLRVLQGGQLQRLGSDREHRVDVRVIAASNRNLADEVRAGRLRADFYHRLSVYPLQVPPLRERGRDVLPIGGFFLEEARSRMGLGAVRLDAGAQAALLAYDWPGNVRELEHLLGRSVVKALGRHAQRPRILTLGADDLGLGVTGMASDAAREARPDLAAAVQAKGLGLRDAVADLERRMVLHALAQNDNQWAAAARALQVDPANLARMAKRLGVARA, encoded by the coding sequence ATGAACCCGCCCAGCCTTCTCGCCGCCCTGCTTCCGCTGATGGCCGACCTCGCGCAGGACCTGCCCGAGGCCGAGCGCCACCGGCGCCTGCTCGAAACCCTGCGCGTGCTGCTGCCCTGCGACGCCACCGCCATGCTTCGGCTCGACGGCGACTGGCTGGTGCCGCTGGCCGTCAACGGCCTGAGCGGCGACACGCTCGGCAGGCGCTTCCGCGTGGCCGAGCATCCACGCTTCGTCGAGCTGCTCGAAGCCCCGGGACCTGTGCGCTTCGCGGCCGACTGCGGCCTGCCCGATCCGTTCGACGGCCTGGTGGAAGGCGTGCAGGGTCACCTGCCGGTGCACGACTGCATGGGCTGCGCGCTGCAGGTCGACGGCCGGCCCTGGGGCGTGCTCACGCTCGACGCGCTCGAGATCGGCCGCTTCTCGCGCGTGGAACTCGACGTGCTGCAGGCCTTCGCAAGCCTGGCGGCCGCCACGGTGGCGCTGGCCACGCGCATGCACGGACTCGCCGAACGCGCGGAAGACGAGCGCCTGCGTGCCGACAGCTATGCCCAGGCCGCGGGCCACCGCCCGCGCCAGCTGATCGGCCACAGCGCAGCGCACAAGCGCCTGCTCCGTGAAATCGCGCTGGCCGGCCCGACCGACCTCTGCGTGCTGATCCAGGGCGAGACCGGCACCGGCAAGGAACTCGTTGCCCAGGCGCTGCACGCCGCGTCGCCGCGCGCGAAGAAGCCGCTGGTCAGCATCAACTGCGCGGCGCTGCCCGACAGCCTCGTCGAGAGCGAACTCTTCGGCCACGTGCGCGGCGCCTTCACCGGCGCGGTGGGCGACCGGCGCGGCAAGTTCGAGCTTGCCGACGGCGGCACGCTGTTCCTCGACGAAGTGGCCGAGCTGCCGCTGCAGGTGCAGGCCAAGCTGCTGCGGGTGCTGCAGGGGGGCCAGTTGCAGCGGCTGGGTTCCGACCGCGAGCACCGCGTCGACGTGCGCGTGATCGCCGCGAGCAACCGCAACCTGGCCGACGAAGTTCGCGCAGGCCGGCTGCGCGCGGACTTCTATCACCGGCTCAGCGTCTATCCGCTGCAGGTGCCGCCGCTGCGGGAACGCGGACGCGACGTGCTGCCGATCGGCGGCTTCTTCCTGGAGGAAGCGCGCTCGCGCATGGGCCTGGGCGCGGTGCGTCTCGACGCCGGCGCGCAGGCCGCATTGCTGGCCTACGACTGGCCGGGCAACGTGCGCGAACTCGAGCACCTGCTCGGCCGCAGCGTGGTGAAGGCACTGGGTCGGCATGCGCAGAGGCCGCGCATCCTGACCCTGGGCGCCGACGATCTCGGGCTCGGTGTCACCGGCATGGCCAGCGATGCCGCCCGCGAGGCGCGTCCGGACCTCGCGGCCGCCGTCCAGGCCAAGGGCCTGGGCCTGCGCGATGCCGTGGCCGACCTCGAGCGCCGCATGGTGCTGCACGCGCTTGCGCAGAACGACAACCAATGGGCCGCCGCCGCGCGCGCGCTGCAGGTCGACCCGGCCAACCTCGCGCGCATGGCGAAGCGGCTGGGCGTCGCGCGAGCCTGA
- the hmpA gene encoding NO-inducible flavohemoprotein: MITAAQRAIVLSTVPLLEQGGEALTTYFYKMLLAEHPEVRPFFNETHQAKGDQPRALANGVLMYAKNIERLEAMGPLATQIVNKHVALQVMPEHYPIVGGCLLRAIRDVLGAEIATDEVIDAWAAAYGQLADILIGAEKQLYDAQAAAPGGWRGAREFTVVRKVQESAEIASFHFAPTDGGALMDFAPGQYIGLLLKVDGKDIRRNYSLSAAPNGKTYRISVKREPGGVASNFLHDRVQVGNTLQLLPPSGEFVLAESDRPVVLISGGVGITPTLAMLEHALATDREVVFIHCARNGDVHAFREQIEAAAERHPQLQRFYCYDEVSDEAAPAPHAVGRLDLDRLNEWLPAHTRDVDAYFLGPKPFMQQVRRGLRSWGVPDAQSRFEFFGPASALE; encoded by the coding sequence ATGATCACCGCCGCACAACGCGCCATCGTCCTGTCCACCGTGCCCCTGCTCGAACAGGGCGGTGAAGCCCTGACCACCTATTTCTACAAGATGCTACTGGCCGAGCATCCCGAGGTTCGCCCCTTCTTCAACGAAACACACCAGGCCAAGGGCGACCAGCCGCGCGCACTGGCCAACGGCGTGCTGATGTACGCGAAGAACATCGAGCGTCTCGAGGCAATGGGCCCGCTCGCCACCCAGATCGTCAACAAGCACGTGGCGCTGCAGGTGATGCCCGAGCACTATCCGATCGTCGGTGGCTGCCTGTTGCGTGCCATCCGCGACGTGCTGGGCGCAGAGATCGCGACCGACGAAGTGATCGATGCCTGGGCGGCAGCCTACGGCCAGCTGGCCGACATCCTGATCGGCGCCGAGAAGCAGTTGTACGACGCGCAGGCCGCGGCGCCTGGCGGCTGGCGCGGCGCGCGCGAGTTCACCGTGGTGCGCAAGGTACAGGAAAGCGCGGAGATCGCTTCGTTCCACTTCGCGCCCACTGACGGCGGCGCGCTGATGGACTTTGCCCCCGGCCAGTACATCGGCCTGCTGCTGAAGGTGGACGGCAAGGACATCCGCCGCAACTACTCGCTGTCGGCCGCGCCCAATGGCAAGACCTACCGCATCAGCGTGAAGCGCGAGCCCGGCGGCGTGGCGTCGAACTTCCTGCACGACCGCGTGCAGGTTGGCAACACGCTGCAACTGCTGCCGCCCTCGGGCGAGTTCGTGCTTGCCGAGAGCGACCGGCCCGTGGTGCTCATCAGCGGCGGCGTCGGCATCACGCCGACGCTGGCGATGCTCGAGCACGCGCTGGCCACCGACCGCGAGGTGGTGTTCATCCACTGCGCGCGCAATGGCGACGTGCACGCCTTCCGCGAGCAGATCGAGGCGGCCGCCGAGCGGCATCCGCAGCTGCAGCGTTTCTACTGCTACGACGAGGTGAGCGACGAGGCGGCGCCCGCGCCGCATGCGGTCGGCCGGCTCGATCTCGACCGACTGAACGAATGGCTGCCTGCGCACACGCGCGATGTCGATGCCTACTTCCTCGGGCCGAAGCCCTTCATGCAGCAGGTGCGGCGCGGACTGCGCAGCTGGGGCGTGCCGGACGCGCAGTCGCGCTTCGAGTTCTTCGGCCCGGCCTCGGCACTGGAGTGA
- a CDS encoding helix-turn-helix transcriptional regulator: MPLRTIPLASRAPVEPADSAIAQDPRLLRRLLRAKDRMDAASHEAWPVVRLAKVSGVSEAHFARSFKQAFGIPPHRYLLTRRIEQATTLLRDTDLSITEIAFATGWESLGTFGRTFRDVTGESPGALRPRLRAEARQLEQVPPCFLKAAQRPDLVEAVSEKRRRVANGTNRLLSIKETQ, encoded by the coding sequence ATGCCCCTTCGCACCATCCCACTCGCCTCCAGGGCGCCCGTCGAACCGGCGGACAGCGCCATCGCACAGGACCCCCGATTGCTGCGTCGCCTGCTGCGCGCCAAGGACCGCATGGACGCCGCTTCGCACGAGGCATGGCCCGTGGTGCGGCTGGCGAAGGTCAGCGGGGTGTCCGAGGCGCATTTCGCGCGCTCGTTCAAACAGGCCTTCGGCATTCCGCCGCACCGCTATCTGCTGACGCGCCGCATCGAGCAGGCCACCACGCTGCTGCGCGACACCGACCTGTCCATCACCGAGATCGCCTTTGCGACGGGCTGGGAGAGCCTCGGCACCTTCGGGCGCACTTTCCGCGACGTGACTGGCGAAAGCCCCGGCGCGCTGCGCCCGCGCCTGCGGGCCGAGGCGCGGCAGCTCGAGCAGGTGCCGCCGTGTTTTCTCAAGGCCGCGCAACGCCCCGATCTCGTCGAAGCAGTTTCGGAGAAGCGCCGCCGCGTGGCCAACGGTACAAATCGGCTTCTTTCAATCAAGGAGACGCAATGA
- a CDS encoding VOC family protein, which produces MSQGIGVVGIYVDDQDEALAFYVDKLGFRVKADVRNGSYRWLTVQHPDQPSFELGLFVPGPPVHDEATAQTLRSMVAKGAMPPLVLNVADCNAAYLKMRERGVEFTQEPVSRFGSVDASFRDPAGNGWKMIQAPGQA; this is translated from the coding sequence ATGAGCCAGGGTATCGGTGTGGTGGGAATCTATGTGGACGACCAGGACGAGGCGCTGGCCTTCTATGTCGACAAGCTCGGCTTCCGCGTGAAGGCGGACGTGCGCAATGGCAGCTACCGCTGGCTGACCGTGCAGCATCCCGATCAGCCGTCTTTCGAGCTCGGCCTGTTCGTGCCGGGGCCGCCCGTGCACGACGAAGCAACGGCGCAGACGCTGCGCAGCATGGTGGCCAAGGGCGCGATGCCGCCGCTCGTGCTGAATGTGGCCGACTGCAACGCCGCTTACCTGAAGATGCGCGAGCGCGGCGTCGAATTCACGCAGGAGCCGGTGAGCCGGTTCGGCAGCGTCGACGCAAGCTTTCGCGATCCGGCGGGCAACGGCTGGAAGATGATCCAGGCGCCCGGGCAGGCATGA
- a CDS encoding GNAT family N-acetyltransferase translates to MNQVTHQDRSSLDNPVWAALTTRQTALGYATSTAARYFPDIAPFAGVAHTAPDALLELATLVVPGGYALILNVEPLPPMEGLRAEHLFLIRQMVDEHSPSSGTGHDVIRLGASDASDMLELARATQPGPFGARTHEMGNYIGIRDNGRLVAMAGERMRLDGFTEISAVCVEEGYRGRGFAAHLMNALRREMRERGETPFLHVRDDNASAIGLYQRLGFETRKVFHLYRVAR, encoded by the coding sequence ATGAACCAGGTCACGCATCAGGATCGAAGCAGCCTCGACAACCCTGTGTGGGCGGCTCTGACGACCCGGCAGACCGCTCTGGGCTACGCCACGAGCACGGCGGCGCGCTACTTTCCGGACATCGCGCCTTTCGCCGGAGTGGCGCACACGGCCCCCGACGCACTTCTGGAACTCGCAACACTCGTTGTGCCGGGCGGGTATGCATTGATCCTGAACGTCGAGCCGTTGCCGCCGATGGAGGGGCTGCGTGCGGAGCACCTTTTTCTCATTCGCCAGATGGTGGACGAGCACTCGCCATCAAGCGGAACCGGGCATGACGTGATACGCCTGGGCGCAAGCGACGCGTCGGACATGCTCGAGTTGGCCCGTGCGACGCAGCCCGGTCCCTTCGGTGCTCGCACGCACGAGATGGGGAACTACATCGGCATCCGCGACAACGGCCGCCTCGTCGCGATGGCTGGCGAACGGATGCGGCTCGACGGCTTCACCGAGATCAGCGCTGTCTGTGTAGAGGAGGGGTACCGTGGCAGGGGATTCGCCGCGCACCTCATGAACGCCCTGCGCCGTGAGATGCGGGAGCGCGGCGAGACACCTTTTTTGCACGTCCGCGACGACAACGCATCGGCCATCGGTCTCTATCAACGTCTAGGCTTCGAAACGCGGAAGGTGTTTCATCTTTACCGTGTTGCGCGCTGA
- a CDS encoding response regulator transcription factor, whose protein sequence is MKRLRIALLDDHAIVRHGLVSRLQDEPDFLVVGVFGTSGEAVRGLAETPAELLLLDFALGANELDGVSLIRALRAKFPECRILVLSAHHDPATVALALRVGARGFVGKGEGMAELIKAIRTVATGAVYLNSDMSYRVPEAAIDAVNDANNASALKSASLTAREQEVIRCYLAGMTVTEIAEKFNRSIKTISTQKAAAFRKLGVTSNNGLFKIKHTLDFQ, encoded by the coding sequence ATGAAACGCTTACGCATTGCTTTATTGGACGATCATGCGATCGTGCGACACGGGCTCGTCAGTCGGCTTCAGGACGAGCCTGACTTCCTGGTCGTCGGGGTTTTCGGGACGAGCGGCGAGGCGGTGCGCGGACTGGCGGAAACCCCTGCCGAGCTCCTGCTTCTGGACTTCGCGCTGGGCGCCAACGAACTGGATGGTGTTTCGCTCATTCGCGCACTGCGGGCAAAGTTTCCTGAATGCCGCATCCTCGTGCTGTCGGCACACCACGATCCTGCAACCGTTGCGCTGGCGCTCCGCGTCGGCGCTCGCGGGTTCGTTGGCAAGGGCGAGGGCATGGCCGAGCTGATCAAGGCAATACGAACCGTAGCTACAGGTGCTGTCTACCTGAACTCGGACATGTCCTATCGCGTCCCGGAGGCCGCCATCGACGCGGTCAACGACGCGAACAACGCCAGTGCGCTCAAGAGCGCTTCACTGACGGCGCGAGAGCAGGAAGTCATCCGTTGCTATCTTGCCGGCATGACGGTCACCGAGATCGCGGAAAAATTCAATCGCAGCATCAAGACAATCAGCACGCAGAAAGCCGCGGCGTTCCGCAAACTGGGTGTCACCTCTAACAACGGACTGTTCAAGATCAAGCACACCTTGGACTTTCAGTGA
- a CDS encoding response regulator transcription factor, which translates to MTPRSQFASICFIGKRDRDQRLAEELTSAGYEVCTFANSVDVVVQLAGNKKYSLILVSSEDEADLKFLPKICAAVKIPVIFLTHRGQWEILTAPELPFPWMEVIAFQNLNPGELSWRVQTLLLRSASAGFCAESSDFTWGGYRFINGSRAVVFDKGREVRLQERQFLFALMLFKNMGELVSRDDFLNSLGEPPQAKSRAIDVCAANVRRKLELREENGLVLRSIYRRGYLLIPLNSLAGSDTAETVQSRGSFQRADFSGQPALEI; encoded by the coding sequence ATGACGCCGCGCTCGCAATTCGCGTCGATCTGCTTCATCGGGAAGCGGGACCGCGATCAACGATTGGCCGAGGAATTGACCAGCGCAGGTTACGAAGTATGTACCTTTGCCAATTCAGTGGATGTGGTGGTGCAACTTGCAGGCAACAAGAAATATTCGTTGATTCTGGTGTCGAGCGAGGACGAAGCCGACTTGAAGTTCCTGCCAAAAATATGCGCGGCAGTGAAGATTCCTGTAATTTTCCTGACTCATCGTGGGCAATGGGAAATCTTGACCGCCCCCGAACTTCCTTTCCCCTGGATGGAAGTCATTGCCTTTCAGAATTTGAATCCAGGGGAGTTGTCGTGGCGAGTTCAGACCCTGCTTTTGCGCAGCGCGTCGGCCGGGTTTTGCGCAGAGTCAAGCGACTTCACCTGGGGCGGCTATCGATTCATCAATGGCTCGCGCGCTGTCGTGTTTGACAAAGGGCGAGAGGTTCGCCTTCAGGAACGACAATTTCTTTTTGCTTTGATGCTTTTTAAAAACATGGGTGAATTGGTTTCGCGCGACGATTTCCTGAATTCATTGGGTGAGCCGCCTCAGGCAAAATCGCGCGCCATAGACGTCTGCGCGGCCAATGTCCGGCGGAAGCTCGAGTTGCGTGAGGAAAACGGATTGGTGCTGCGTTCAATTTATCGAAGGGGCTATCTCCTGATCCCGCTCAATTCCCTCGCCGGGTCCGATACGGCGGAAACAGTTCAATCACGCGGATCGTTTCAGCGAGCCGATTTTTCGGGGCAACCGGCTTTGGAGATATGA
- a CDS encoding ABC transporter substrate-binding protein, whose product MKKLLSAAGAAALLMASAASAPTAFAADAMSLVLNWTPTADHAPLYYAKSKGWYGEAGIDLSIEAGKGSAVSAQRVGTGGSDLGIADLPTTIQAKGKGADVKAVMVIYANSPQGFYWLKSSGITGPKDFAGRKIGNPPGDAARLMWPAFAKKVGLDPASVTFVNVSPQAKVAALKSKSVDVISDFYNEHDLKAREFGADLGFQPWRDVGVNVYGNSLIVNGPYLAKNPAQVKKFVAVTQRAYEACVKDFEPCLQALQASVSGLTPDNQRDQWNRIKQLMRDDTTTKVALGAFDGQRVKSDYDLVSSLVGIDKAYDPATLFTNEFLDKTVRMSGN is encoded by the coding sequence ATGAAAAAGCTGTTGTCGGCCGCCGGTGCCGCTGCCTTGCTGATGGCCTCGGCCGCCAGCGCTCCGACGGCCTTCGCGGCCGATGCCATGAGCCTGGTGCTCAACTGGACGCCCACCGCCGACCATGCGCCGCTGTACTACGCCAAGTCGAAAGGCTGGTACGGCGAGGCAGGGATCGACCTGAGCATCGAGGCGGGCAAGGGCTCGGCCGTGTCTGCACAGCGCGTGGGCACGGGCGGCAGCGACCTCGGTATCGCCGACTTGCCCACCACCATCCAGGCCAAAGGCAAGGGCGCCGACGTGAAGGCGGTGATGGTCATCTACGCCAACAGCCCGCAGGGCTTCTACTGGCTGAAGTCATCGGGCATTACCGGCCCGAAGGATTTCGCGGGCCGCAAGATCGGCAACCCGCCCGGCGACGCGGCCCGCCTCATGTGGCCGGCCTTCGCCAAGAAGGTGGGACTCGATCCGGCAAGCGTCACATTCGTGAACGTGAGCCCGCAGGCCAAGGTGGCCGCGCTGAAGAGCAAGTCGGTGGACGTCATCAGCGACTTCTACAACGAGCACGACCTGAAGGCGCGCGAGTTCGGCGCGGATCTCGGCTTCCAGCCATGGCGCGACGTGGGCGTGAACGTCTACGGCAACTCGCTGATCGTGAACGGCCCCTACCTCGCGAAGAACCCGGCGCAGGTGAAGAAGTTCGTGGCCGTGACGCAACGTGCCTACGAGGCCTGCGTGAAGGACTTCGAACCTTGCCTGCAAGCGCTGCAGGCGAGTGTGAGCGGCCTCACGCCCGACAACCAGCGCGACCAGTGGAACCGCATCAAGCAGCTGATGCGCGACGACACCACCACCAAGGTGGCGCTCGGCGCGTTCGATGGCCAGCGCGTGAAGAGCGACTATGACCTTGTCTCTTCGCTCGTCGGCATCGACAAGGCTTACGACCCTGCAACGCTGTTCACGAACGAGTTCCTCGACAAGACGGTGCGCATGTCGGGCAACTGA